Within the Syngnathus scovelli strain Florida chromosome 6, RoL_Ssco_1.2, whole genome shotgun sequence genome, the region tccgtctttcagccttgatgatcatctttggcttggctgtctccctctggtacctgctggttttatctccaagtgaccttcctgtaaacattctcctccattcttgcacatactctgtcgcacctcatccattcatcattctttcaattttgtcattttgtacggaattatgtgagcttttggctgtgacatcatcaatttattaatgttccctgactatgcaaagtttgtacttaccatgtttttgtttttgttcttttgatactccatgtacttgcttacgtcatcatattcttagtttaatcatgctttcaaccatatcttttctttgttaggcaaactatttccctctgtccagaacgttcagtagtaatcgaaaactggcgtctagcattagtcaaaacataagatacaatcaagtactgaacatttttagacgactttggcagtgtccgtgatttagaaaatcatcaggcatgcattaaacagttccttaagggtcattaagctattcaggcaatatatcaaaaaacatttgttatttcaaagtgctcagaaatatatatcagaccataaagttataaaaacctttctcattaccacttatcaaaaatgtctagttatgttttctttattgatttggtgtgtaggtataattaaatgcttaaaatgtttcttttattgatttaatatgtgaatatacttgtctgcttatgtactttattcaatgaggtttgagcatatctgtttttgtagctaggcaggactttttgtatttcaaccccattccttcactccctttaAAGGCAGCATACTAGTTCTGTGCCGTGCATTAGATCAACTGCGCCACATGGTCTGAATAGGCCTAAGTTTAGAATGTATTTCTGCCACCAAATTGTCACTCCACCAGGCGCATCTCAAAAGGCTGGAAGTACCGGGAGGCCCGGTGATTCAATAATGATAATAAGAAATGCCTGTAATACAATAATGTTTTGTTAATGTTTGTTGTCTTGTTTTGTCATTAGCCATTTGCCCCTTTGGGGGGAAGTTCTGGCAGGGTGTGGGGCCGGGACATGTCAAGTGGTGGTCACGACTCCCATGGAAATGCTCAAAATCCAACTACAAGATGCAGGGAGGCTAGGTGAGATTTATTTCATGTTGAATTCTAACTAATATAGCCAATAAGACGCAAACATTTCTTTTCACTAACAAAATGACTTACCGTGTTGAGGATGTAAGCTCACAAACGATTTTTTGCTGATCAGCTGCCCAGAGGAAAGTCACACCAGCTCAGGCTACTGCTCCTGGTTCTGCTCCATCATTAGTGGCACCCCAGCCGCCCCGGCCCAGTCCTGCCCTACGGACATCTGCCACCAGCATCACAATGGAGCTGCTGAGGACCCGAGGTCTTGCGGGCCTGTACAGGGGAGCGGGAGCCACCTTAATGAGGTTCTGCGCGCACACAGGCCACTATATGCTCCAACAAAATCAACTCAATTTAACTCAATCAGATTATTTGTGATCACAGTTAGCATAAATAAGGAATTCCTCCCAAAGTTAGCTAGTTTAAGTGTGGTGAAAACCTCATACAAAGTGTTGCTCTGGATACAAGTACACATCAggggattcaagagtttttgacTCTTATAGTCAACTTCCATTGGGGTTGAGGGGGCGGCAGTAAAAAGAAGCTTCCTGTATGTGGCACTGCAATAAACATTGCCTCATCCCATTTGACTGCACTAAAACAATCATTAAAATGTCTGAGTTGGCCTTAATTGGCGGAGGTCTGTGCTCTGATTTCATTATGTAAGGGCGAAGGAACTTATACCCAATGGAtctcataaaaatgtgtcaattgTTTCTACCACCATTCAACACCCTCATTATTCTGATTGGTGCATTGTGGATTACGTAACTAGACTACAATGTTTGTTGTACAGCATTTCCTGTCACCTCTAATCAACACTGATCAATAGATTCTCCAGCTATCTCTGGTTGCTATGTTACAAAGGGAAAGGCCACATATCTTTTATCACACCATTCTTCTTGTACATGAGCTATACTTAACCCTAACACtttccaaaatatattttttagggATGTCCCTTTCTCAATGATCTACTTCCCATTGTTTGCCAACCTGAATGCACTGGGGAGGGAAAAACACGGAAGTCCAGGAGAGGTGCAGGCAAAGGCTCCTTTCTGGCAGTCCTTTGTGGCGGGATGCGCTGCAGGCTCAGTGGCAGCTGTGGCTGTCACACCGCTGGATGGTGAGTGGAGAACTGATTGTAGAGAAGAGAGTTAGTGATTCAACTCATAACAGCCTATTATAGAAGATAAGATTAAACATCGACATATCTGGATTTTATATCACAGAGTGATATTTTACAGTAAATGCAATCCTGGTCAATTGACAATTTTAAATGGTAACAGCACTGTACATAATCAACTATCTAAATCAATACATCTTGACAGATGCTGTACTAGGTACGCTGACTTAATCTAATCAATTTTTAGTGTCAGTACTACAGTGATAGTTGGAAGTAGTAACATGTCTTTGATTTTGCCAACCGTACAGTGATAAAAACTCGACTGCAAACACTGCAAAAAGGTGAAGGGGAGGACACCTACAGAGGAATTGTAGACTGCACACGGTAAATATTTTACAATTGGATATTAACTCTGTAGTGTATTGCTCGCCATTATTGATCATATGTATCTTTTGTAGGCGCATAATGAGGCGAGAGGGACCCTCAGCATTCCTGAAAGGTGCAGCATGCCGCGCATTGGTCATTGCCCCCCTTTTTGGCATTGCACAAGGTGTCTACTTTCTGGGTGTTGGGGAAGCAGTATTAGGATTTATGGAATAAAACAATTGTCAGTGGATCGTGTTGTATCTGCACAATTCATTTTGCGCAGTCAATCTGGAGTACGCGCATGAAAGTCCTAATGTACGTGTGGACCCAGCGGCTCACACTCTTCTATGTTATCTGGGCTTGCAAGGTGCAGGCAACAGGGTCTTGTGTGCTGTGCCGCAAGGCATTTTGAGTTTACGTCCCGAGTTATCCCTTCACCTAAAAGAGATCATCGTCCGGTTGCTAAGAAAAAGTTGCATGTCAATCAGGCTGCTGCTAACCATTTGCTTGGTTCCAAATCATCTCAAATGGTCTCATTGCATAATCCTCAACCTCACAGATTAAAAAATCGGATCTTCTTTACTAGCCCTGTTATGATTTCTTCCCACTCAATCTGTGTGGCCTGAGTTGTAACCTTGGATTCCCTGTACCTGGATTGGGAAATGTTCCCTGTCAGTAGGTCCTTTGTTAATCTGATGGTAATGACTTAATCCCTGCATTAGCGTAAAATATACACACGCAGTTCACTTCCGGCCTAAAAGCTACACACTCTTGGGCTACTGCACTTAAACCATGCTGATACTTCCTTCTGAACAGAAGGTTTAAAATAAACCCTAAATAATGGGACCAACACCTACTtataacaatttaaaaaaaaaaaaaggaaattaaaatgAAAGCCTTATTATTGTTctttgttaaaataaaaaacaagtcTTGAATTTTCTGATTTGTGCTGTTCAGTATTaattttgtaaaaaaacaaaacaaacaattaaataattatttttaaaaagtattttaaaTGCAATGCTGTAGTTTGTATAACTAGGCAAGATTTTTCGCATAGCAAAATTCCGTGTAAAGTTTGTTTACAACTTGTAAATAAAGATACACACAGACGTCTTTGTTGTACTCATTTATCGCTTTGGCTCTTGAATGTTAAGCGTTCCCTTATAATAAACATGTTCTTGTTTGGTTGTATACAGTTGTATACATTGTAATACTGTTAAATTCTTTTGAAGCAAAGAAATTACACACAAATGGCTGAGACAAATTTAAATCTGTTCCATTATAAAAATAAGGCACTTGAGGAAATATACTAGTTGCCACAAGTAGTATGCAACACAGTGTTGATCTACACGTGTGTAAATGCTGCGCCCATCGCATGCGCTATTAATCTGTGAATTTGCGGTTGGGGTTGGCTCCAAATAAGGACACTCTGATTTCAGGCATCATCTGTTTGGAGGAAAAGCAATAAATCACACATTACTAGTCcaatatttatttgaataataaatataattagaGCAACATAATCGAATGCTACCAtgcaacgatttttttttttactttgtgaaTGAAATACTCTAAACCAGTCTGCCTTGAGGGGCCCCCACCCGCTATTTTGGCATTTTGTGGAGTGGAGCGCCCTCTTCAGGCCAAATCTTAGAATCACTCttggtgatttatttttaagtttTCCATGTTGACATACATGGCGGTCTTTACCTGTTGTGCTAGAAGTTCTAGTCTGTTCTCCAAAGTGTTGGATACTTTTATCTTGCCATTGTCGTTATACACCTCCACTCCCCCACAGCTGTGAAAACAATAATTCATGTgtcccaaaaattaaaaacaagattAATGAAAATTTTATTCactattttaaaatgaaagtgTATTATTTGAAATGTAGAATAACTATGATTTATTTAGAATTTTCTTACATGCTTGAAGGTAGAAAATGGTCCATGTCGATTTTGACGACAATGTGTTTTTTCACACTCTCTTTGAAGATGGGGATGCTCTTATTCACAGCAGCCTACCAACAAAGCGCAAACACATGCAGCACTTACTAAAAACATTTGTGACTCCCCTTCCTTCCTCGCACTTTTCCCAGATCAACCTCACCTGAACCATCTCCACATCCTGCTGTCGACACCGAATGATAACTTTCTCTTCCAGCAGTTGGTAGAAACCCTACATAGTAGAGGAATAAACTCAAAAAAAGGCACCCAGTTTACTAATGCAAGAACTGTTGCAATGTTTCCATGCCTGTATCTATAGGCCATATGTATTGGCACTTTAATCGACAAAGTTATGCAATTCAATTTGCCTGCACGTCTGTAGCAGTGTGATGACATGACAATCATACTCTTGTGCACGTTCTGATCAAGATACAATCAAGGGaaacctgtcagcaggagcccaTGAACAAAATTATGGTTTGTAATCTTCAGAATGAGAGTGGCATCTCAACTACACAacaaattcatttttgttttgctccacCCAATTTTTTTACCTGAAGCACAAGACCCTCTAACAATGTGGAGTATCTGGCAGAATCCTGAGCAATCGCTGCAAGCTGTTGTCGAGCTTCGAACAACATGTCCTGTGTCACATTGAAGCGTGGGATagaaacatttcaaatgaaatCCAAGAAATATTACACTGATTGATTTTCGGTGCAAGACAAAAGGATATTTAAATATTGTGATATTTGCGAAACAGCATGACCGCTTACCGCTATCATGTCATCACGGGCCTTCAGCACTTTCAGTCTTGCTTGATTCATCAGGTTGGACATCTGGCTGTGGTTCGTGGGAAGAAACGTCACAGATTACTTCAGCGCACTGAAGAGGACAAGACCTTCACCATTTACCACTGTAATCAATGACAGCTCTGATCTTAAAAGTCTAGAAGAGGTCAAGTTTAATCATAATCCAAATTTCCCATGGAAAAGATCTCATGCTAAGAATTGAAAAGCTATTCGGATGGGATATGAGAGAAATCCATAATAGAAAGTTGCCAAATCTGCAGTATGTCTTAGATTCACATGAATCCCGATTTGACATTAGAGCATGAGTAGTCTGTATATAAATGAGTAACTTTAGTTATAATGGTATGAGATTGGACAGAGTCAGGAGTGCCAACCAGTTGACTGCGGTCGACCTTTCACCAAATGTCAGAGGGGACTGGCTCCAGCTCCCTGCATGTCACCCTGAACAGCTAAAGTGAAGTGACCCTGAACAGGTAAAGTGACAATGTAAAAAAGGGATATCTAGATGAATAACTTAAAGACAACAGAGAATACAAAATGTGCCCAATtagacaaaaaaatcaaaaccagGGTTGTTTTCAGTTCTTGAGACCGCCCCCCCTTAAAAGAAACTCACATTTTTTTATGCTGTTCAAtctgcttttcctttttctcatAGTATTCCATTATTTTCACCCTTTGCGTTTGGACCAAACGACCTTTTTCGATGTTGAACTCTTCCTCAGCCTGCAATCGTAGAGCATAATAATAATGTCATTTTAGCAGTACATAAACATACAAATGtattaattgtgtgtgtgtgtgtgtgtgtgtgtgtgtgtgtgtgtgtgtgtgtgtgtgtgtgtgtgtgtgtgtgtgtgtgtgtgtgtgtgtgtgtgtgtgtgtgtgtgtgtgtgtgtgtgtgtgcgtgggaggCACCTACTCTGGCGTCAATTTCTTCAACCTTTTCATTGGCCTCTTGCTCAATGAAGGCCATCATGTGCTTGATCTGTCACAACAGACATCCAAAGACCTGTCAGATTCAAAGTCTCGACTGGTGGAACTTTAAAAAGATTTTTTCTCAAGGCAAATTTAAAATGAGAAACGTCATTTAGCACGATCATTTGGCAGCGTTAACGGTAGTTCAATGTTTTTACCGTTCATCAAACTTTTAGCTACTGTTAGTTTGGTATCTGACTATGATAGTTACCTGTTTTTGGACGTCCGCATCGGTGAGGGCCATCTTTGTTGTTAGTAAAATTAATGTTTACCCAAAACAGTTCATAAAACGAGATTTGACGGCAACTTGTGAGATCTCGTTTGCACTACAGTGTAACTTAGTGCTTCCGCTCGCGACACGCCAAGTTGGCCGAAAATAAGATATGACAAGAGTTCCGATTTtgtgtttcaaaataaaacaattgatTTGCTTGTGTCTTGAGAAAGCATTAAAGAGTACAATTTAACAGATTATAACACATTGTTTTTTCCAAATATAACAAAAAAATACGagtgaataattaaaataatactaCCCTTGAACCTTGTGATTGtacgttaaaaaataaattcacgTATAGTTTTTATATGAAGGCTGAACAAGAACTACTGGTATTCCACTTTTGCTAGCTTGAATGTTCTTAACGCACACTGCCTTTCTGACGGTAAGGGCTCCCTTTCGTGCAAAGATATACTGCGCGAGTGTTGCATAGTTCCCCTGCGGCCTCTCGTTTGTCAGTATCTGGCTGCCTTTATTCAAGGACGGTAGGTGTGTCCTTCATTGGGCTTCATTTCACTCAAAGTCAGGGTTGACGTTGCAGAAATAGCAATCGAAAACATGTAACGCTGCGCTATCGAAACGTATTATTTTTGTGCGTGGTGGTTTGAAGATGACCCGTCGAACTAAGCATCTACTTTCCCCACTGTTAAAAACACGTGTCTGATTTGCCATTGAAAATATTCATAACCACTGTCTGTCATCTTAATATAGTTTGGCTGTACTTTGACTATAATTAGCATTTATGcatattccaaaatttcagtcaTCCCAACAGTGCTCTATGACACATGGGCAGGTGGCATTATAAATGCCAAAATATATTTACTTATTCCCGCTGTGAGAGACAGTGTCATACATATACTCTTAAGCGTTATTTTAGGACTAAATACACAAAATTAAATACTGATTTGCATTTAGTATGATGTGAATTGGTGTTTCTAATCATACTTGCGCTACCTCTAAAACTCTGCCTCTTTCTCAATTCAGGTGGAGCGTCCTGCAGCAACATATGTGCTCAGGAGTGTGACACAACTTTTCATCCATGGCTACCTCATACTCCCCCCCTCCTTCTCCCCCAATCGCCGCTACTGTGCCTAAAAAATTCCATTATGAAACCAAGTACATAGTGCTCACCTACCTGGGACGGCTGCCTGCAGGTCGACGGCACTCTGCACTCATTGCAGCTGAAGGTGAGCAAAAACAAGCAAAGTGTCCCAGTATAGCTATTCTGCTAACAATAATATGCCAAAATTGCAGCCTAGAGTATTGGCCAATGCCGATATCAATCTAATATGGCATTGGCAGGGGTGATACCTGcttttatttatcatttgtCTTTATTActtatttgtcaaaatgtgcACACTATTCATTCCCTTTATAGTACACTATTAACGCCAATTTGTACGGGGGTCTAAATGTTCAAAAGAAAAATGCAGTGCACTCAAAATGATACACAACGCACTTGGAAAAGGAGTGAGCATCAACAGGTTAATGTGGACCACAATACATTCCAGCATGAGTTTTTAAAATTCATACATTGTCAGAGTTCTTAATGCTTGACTTTTTGTAAACATCTGTTATCCTACTtagaatatatttatttttgtttttcataataCAATACAGTAGTTATTGAAATATTCTTATAAAATGCTGACATGGTAAAGTTACTGCTGCACAAAATTTGCACAGTAAGCAAAACTTTTGGCCATGACTGATTACATATGTATCAAATATGGAATGTGTTTACGTCCTGTGAGCTAAATTAAAACATTGTTAGCATAACAAATGGATGATGAACACCACATACTCTCAAAACTGAATTTACTACAGTGTCCTTGCTGATCACTAAAATGACATCATACTCCTAAATTATGTTTAGGTTCTATAAATGGAGAGAAGCAGGATTAGAAAGTAAAATGAAAGTAACATTGTGTTACATAAAAGCAAACATCTGCAAGTTATGTAAAAAAGTGAATTTTCTGTATTTCCCGTCTCCACTGATGTCGTGTGTTTGCTTGGTATAGGCGTGGCCGAGCTGATGAATGTCTGATCCCTGTTTTCCGCATGACCCGGTCCAATTTCTGACAGCTTGTCATGTGTAATCACCGCAGGATCACTCACACATTAATGGAGCCAAGCTGAATAGCTGGCCTTGTAACTGCATGATTGAATGCTGAAACAGCACCAAGctgacagcaaaaaaaacagCCGTGATTCTCTGGGTAGTCGTGTCCAAGCCACAGATAGAGACAATGTGTGGACAGAGGCCGCTTTTTGAAAACTGGTTGTATTCCCTCAGTTTAATTTTGCTGTTGCCAACAGTCAAGGGCAGAtgaataatgcaaaaaaaaaaatctactttatGAAATGCGTGTCTTTTATCTGTGATTTCTACATTGAAAGATTGTGCTCCTCGCCAGGTCGATGTTGAGTCAGTTGTTTTGTGTACCTTGCGTGATTCATCATGCCCTCAGCTGTGTAGACTGAACCTTATAAATATTTCACTCAGGGCGTGAGCTCGGCATGCGTGTCGTGTCTGTATGCAATATGTGGACACAGTTTTCAGCCATGTGTTGAAAAGAGAATGTCTTAATGTTGTGAAACCTAAGGCTGGAAAACAGTGGCTGCAGCATTTAGAATGTTTACGCACTAATTTCACCGTCCAAAAAGTAGTGCTGCTGTACACAGATTTCTCTATTATTAGTAAAAAAACCCCTATTTTCAGGAACTGTAGAGGGACTTGTAAAGCCCCGTTACTCCCGTGTGATTGGATTTAGAAAGTGTCCCCTCTTAGGGCCTAATAAATAATGGAACCAAAAGTAATCTATTCCTGAGTCAAGTGTTTGAGAGTCTTTATTAAAAACCTGTACCATTCCATTTTTTTGTGCTTGCGCCTGTCTGATTTAAGTGCTCACTGAGCCTGCAGTTATGATAGTATCTTAAAATGTTGAGCATTATTCAAATTTCCAGGTACTCGTTTTTTAATGGTGTTTTACATGACCGACAGAGAGTAGCCACAAGGTGGCGCAGTTCCCCGGCAAACTCTACACGAAGCTACTTTGTGGCTACTTTGCTTGATTTGGTGAAAGCAAGTTAAAAGTTGTCTATTTGGCTAACAATATGTTGCgtgtttcaaattttattttcaacAGACTCAGAAAGCAGGAGCACCAGCATTGTTAAAGAGCAGGTAGAAGAAGAGCTGAGACGACTTGAAGATGAAATTGAGGCTTGTAAGTCACTCACTGACTGACACAAATAGTCACTCAACCTGTTGCTTTCTTGGCTTGTTTGCAAACCTGACTTCTTTTTGAATTCTCAGCCTTTTCCAGCACAGGGTTTGACCGTCGCACGTCCTTGGTGTTCAGTCCAGTCAACCCTGAGACATCAATTGAAGACTGTCTCGCTGAGCTCGGAGATCGTCTAGTTGGAGAGCTGGACGCTCAACTGAGAGGAGCTGTCCACGCACTTCTCGCAGGGTCGGTTTGTTACTATGGCAACTTGTAAAAGCACTGTTTAACATTAGTGGGACAAggacatttcattttatttaaaagTCAAATCGAGTAGTTGTTGTTTCAAATGGGCATTTAGCTTTGGGGAAAATTGACCGTCACTAATCAATAAATGTCGGACTGCCTCTATAGCCCAGTAGTGCACTTGATCAACCAAATTCTTAATAACATACTATTGTTTACTTAAAACTGCACATGAAATtgttatttaaatatatttttgaatgTCTTAAGAAATTGCTCAACCAAAATAGTACATGTCAGACAGTTTTCAGGCAGACATTCCCATCAACTGGGAAAACTCAATTTACTTCACAGTCCAGCCAGCTTTATCATTAATATTCATTTATGTAAATTATGCACACATTAACATTTACACTGGTGCAGTGCAATAAAATCACAATGACCTAATGTGTGTCTGAAATCTGGATTAAAAGAAATCCATTTTATATTTCATGACTCCGTGTCTGTGTTTAAGGCCTCTCGAGTTTGAGAGATTCCGAGATACAACACTGGAcctgttgacacacacacagggaggATGGAGCAAGGTGAGCTTTGATTCCATCGAacacctttttatttatttattttttgaaaatgaaaGTGAACCACATTATTTTGGGGTTTGCACCATTTCTTGCTGATGTAGTTTCAATGTTTattctttttctttgttttgaccCTTTCTTTGCGGTTTTAATCCAGCCATTatttcctcttttccttcctcctgTACTGCTCTCCCTTATAACAACTTTCTCCACTTCCCCTATGTCTCTCGACCATTTAACTTCCTCTATTTCACTTGCTCCTACTTATTTTTGTACATCCTCTCTCCTTCCGCTCGGCTACTATTTCGCCTTCCTTGTTGCTGATTTACTACTTCCTCTTTGTATCCCAGGTGCTTGTGCCTTTGGTGCTGCTTCAGGCTTTGCAAAGTGAAGAAGAGCACAATGTTTCAACCCTGCTTCATCTCGGAGTGCGCTTCTTGGAGGAGGCTCAGGGAGAATACATCAGCCAGCAAGGGGGATACGTAAGTGCGATACATTTCTACTCACTGAATTCTGAGCTTCAAATTAGTGTTTATGTTTTTTAAAATAGCACCCGTACGGGTCAGTAAATATCCTTGCATtcattaatacaaaaaaaaaagacaaaatgcctCACCCAGAGGTCAAGTTATCCCAGACAATAGAGTGAAGAATATCAATCAGAATTTATAATTATATAGTATATTAACTCAAAAAAGGGTATTGCCGGTGTCAGGTGGAAATCCTCCATTTCCAAGACGGTCCCTGTTCAGCTATTTCTAACATTTTAAATGAACAGAGGAGGGCGTCAGTGAGCCACTTTCATAGATCCAGTTTCACATTTTTCAGGTTCAACTGTTTAACAAGACTCAAAAATATAAATGGGAATTCTAGTACACAAGTATACTTAAGTACTATTGTACATACATAGGAATATAAGTTTATGACCTGCAATCTTGTGCTACTCTTGAGTTAATGTTCTGATTGATTTGCCCCAAGCGGAGAAGATGTGCAAATATTTACCTGCGCAATAGTTTACAACATTCTGCCGTTTGTAGCTCTGTCATGAGTTGTAATGTCTCTCGGTAGTTACACTGTTACAGGATTTAGGGAAAAAAAGGTGTTTCCACAGGCACTCTACAATTAATAACTATCTGAATATCCTACAAGTCATTTTAATACACAGAGAAATTGCTTCCCAATTTCTTCAACTACTGTAGTGTCGCAATAGGAACACCGGGCT harbors:
- the slc25a18 gene encoding mitochondrial glutamate carrier 1 isoform X1, translating into MTENKISLPAKLINGGVAGLVGVTCVFPIDLAKTRLQNQQGAQVYKGMWDCLAKTIRSEGYFGCYRGAAVNLTLVTPEKAIKLAANDAFRQKLSRDGHLPLWGEVLAGCGAGTCQVVVTTPMEMLKIQLQDAGRLAAQRKVTPAQATAPGSAPSLVAPQPPRPSPALRTSATSITMELLRTRGLAGLYRGAGATLMRDVPFSMIYFPLFANLNALGREKHGSPGEVQAKAPFWQSFVAGCAAGSVAAVAVTPLDVIKTRLQTLQKGEGEDTYRGIVDCTRRIMRREGPSAFLKGAACRALVIAPLFGIAQGVYFLGVGEAVLGFME
- the slc25a18 gene encoding mitochondrial glutamate carrier 1 isoform X3; its protein translation is MPLDKNSPEMGKYNTVLGPSCDHAQEHHLPLWGEVLAGCGAGTCQVVVTTPMEMLKIQLQDAGRLAAQRKVTPAQATAPGSAPSLVAPQPPRPSPALRTSATSITMELLRTRGLAGLYRGAGATLMRDVPFSMIYFPLFANLNALGREKHGSPGEVQAKAPFWQSFVAGCAAGSVAAVAVTPLDVIKTRLQTLQKGEGEDTYRGIVDCTRRIMRREGPSAFLKGAACRALVIAPLFGIAQGVYFLGVGEAVLGFME
- the atp6v1e1a gene encoding V-type proton ATPase subunit E 1a isoform X1, yielding MALTDADVQKQIKHMMAFIEQEANEKVEEIDARAEEEFNIEKGRLVQTQRVKIMEYYEKKEKQIEQHKKIQMSNLMNQARLKVLKARDDMIADMLFEARQQLAAIAQDSARYSTLLEGLVLQGFYQLLEEKVIIRCRQQDVEMVQAAVNKSIPIFKESVKKHIVVKIDMDHFLPSSICGGVEVYNDNGKIKVSNTLENRLELLAQQMMPEIRVSLFGANPNRKFTD
- the atp6v1e1a gene encoding V-type proton ATPase subunit E 1a isoform X2 codes for the protein MALTDADVQKQIKHMMAFIEQEANEKVEEIDARAEEEFNIEKGRLVQTQRVKIMEYYEKKEKQIEQHKKIQMSNLMNQARLKVLKARDDMIADMLFEARQQLAAIAQDSARYSTLLEGLVLQGFYQLLEEKVIIRCRQQDVEMVQAAVNKSIPIFKESVKKHIVVKIDMDHFLPSSICGGVEVYNDNGKIKVSNTLENRLELLAQQFSTHHPAV
- the atp6v1e1a gene encoding V-type proton ATPase subunit E 1a isoform X3 — translated: MMAFIEQEANEKVEEIDARAEEEFNIEKGRLVQTQRVKIMEYYEKKEKQIEQHKKIQMSNLMNQARLKVLKARDDMIADMLFEARQQLAAIAQDSARYSTLLEGLVLQGFYQLLEEKVIIRCRQQDVEMVQAAVNKSIPIFKESVKKHIVVKIDMDHFLPSSICGGVEVYNDNGKIKVSNTLENRLELLAQQMMPEIRVSLFGANPNRKFTD
- the slc25a18 gene encoding uncharacterized protein slc25a18 isoform X2; translated protein: MTENKISLPAKLINGGVAGLVGVTCVFPIDLAKTRLQNQQGAQVYKGMWDCLAKTIRSEGYFGCYRGAAVNLTLVTPEKAIKLAANDAFRQKLSRDGKVQYSAGPFVRPCSRAPFAPLGGSSGRVWGRDMSSGGHDSHGNAQNPTTRCREASCPEESHTSSGYCSWFCSIISGTPAAPAQSCPTDICHQHHNGAAEDPRSCGPVQGSGSHLNEGCPFLNDLLPIVCQPECTGEGKTRKSRRGAGKGSFLAVLCGGMRCRLSGSCGCHTAGCDKNSTANTAKR